The following proteins are encoded in a genomic region of Drosophila willistoni isolate 14030-0811.24 chromosome 2L unlocalized genomic scaffold, UCI_dwil_1.1 Seg196, whole genome shotgun sequence:
- the LOC6640309 gene encoding leukocyte surface antigen CD53, which produces MSCSTCCLKVLSIIWDIIYALLGLVLVALGVHIIIKFEHFNTAAFVIIAIGVIVILAAQFGTLAAWRESSNMNKSFVVILLILVVLQVLSVGFFWVFQNSLLINVDKTFDQLWHDQPVPIKPGNQSQIASIERWLDCCGNVGSTDYILPPNSCYNSETDKLNIEGCRQKFLDFIAERWTWFNYFSLIVIGVELICALLAYVLANSIVNRWRRSKYFPK; this is translated from the exons CTCCTTGGTCTGGTGCTGGTTGCCCTTGGTGTGCACATCATTATCAAATTCGAGCATTTCAACACCGCCGCCTTCGTCATCATAGCCATCGGTGTGATTGTGATCTTGGCCGCACAATTTGGCACTTTGGCTGCCTGGCGTGAGAGCAGTAATATGAATAAATCG TTTGTTGTCATTTTGCTGATATTGGTTGTCTTGCAAGTTTTATCAGTTGGCTTTTTCTGGGTATTCCAAAATTCATTGCTCATCAATGTGGATAAGACATTTGATCAATTATGGCATGATCAGCCAGTGCCTATCAAGCCGGGCAATCAAAGTCAAATTGCCAGCATAGAACGTTGG TTGGATTGCTGTGGCAATGTTGGCTCCACGGACTATATTTTGCCACCGAATTCATGTTATAATAGTGAAACAgataaattgaatattgaggGTTGTCGGCAAAAGTTTTTGGACTTTATTGCCGAACGTTGGACATggtttaattatttttctttgatCGTTATTGGTGTAGAG tTAATTTGTGCTCTATTGGCGTATGTCTTGGCTAATAGCATCGTAAATCGCTGGCGACGCTCGAAATATTTTcccaaataa
- the LOC6640310 gene encoding protein late bloomer: MYCTKRQTLSYTLCLINLLCALWGSLLIWYGCWLLDNLTNSQNIEIEHGENLAAILTILLGIVIVVGSIYGSVGVCQESRTVLISYAVLLLVLLIIQVIMFSISFAASRDALPETLRQGFDELWDVQHVGNSTLNIYEEWLHCCGRNKAEDYVLVGKELPSSCCLDKDCTKVLNLFMSGCEVKFKAYVSDKTANFNILSWLLIITEFGGSVISCYLADSIRNHRDRVRFYN, from the exons ATGTACTGTACTAAGCGTCAGACGCTCAGTTATACACTGTGTCTCATCAATCTATTATGTGCG CTATGGGGATCTCTTCTGATCTGGTATGGCTGCTGGCTATTGGATAATTTGACCAATTCGCAAAACATTGAAATCGAACATGGTGAGAATTTGGCAGCCATTTTAACCATCCTCCTGGGCATTGTCATCGTAGTGGGCAGTATTTATGGCTCTGTGGGTGTATGCCAAGAGTCCAGAACTGTTTTAATAAGT TATGCGGTTCTGTTATTGGTACTTTTAATCATACAAGTGATAATGTTTAGCATTAGTTTTGCTGCCAGCCGCGATGCTTTGCCTGAGACTCTGAGGCAGGGCTTCGATGAACTATGGGATGTTCAACATGTGGGCAACAGTACACTAAATATATACGAGGAGTGG CTCCATTGCTGTGGTCGCAACAAAGCCGAGGATTATGTACTGGTGGGTAAGGAACTGCCGTCCAGTTGTTGTCTGGATAAAGATTGCACCAAAGTCCTAAATCTGTTTATGTCGGGCTGTGAAGTTAAATTTAAAGCATATGTTAGCGATAAAACAGCAAATTTCAATATACTCAGCTGGCTGCTGATCATTACagag TTTGGTGGATCCGTAATCAGCTGCTATCTGGCCGATAGCATACGAAATCATCGTGATCGTGTACGATTCtataattag
- the LOC6640118 gene encoding polypeptide N-acetylgalactosaminyltransferase 3: protein MGLPFQKLKKLWLLYLFLLFFAFFMFAISINLYVASIQNTDPQQSHPKPAPKRRSLWPRKNIVAHYIGKGDIFGNMTADDYNINQFKPIENEGADGRPVVVPPRDRFRMQRFFRLNSFNLLASDRIPLNRTLKDYRTPECRDRKYTKNLPNTSVIIVFHNEAWSVLLRTITSVINRSPKHLLKEIILVDDASDRTYLKRQLESYIKVLAVPTRLYRMKERSGLVPARLMGAQHARGDVLTFLDAHCECSRGWLEPLLARIRESRQVVICPVIDIISDDNFSYTKTFENHWGAFNWQLSFRWFSSERKRSTTESSVKDLTAPIATPGMAGGLFAIDRKYFYEMGSYDSEMRVWGGENVEMSFRIWQCGGRIEISPCSHVGHVFRSSTPYTFPGGMSEVLTNNLARAASVWMDDWQYFVMLYTSGLTLGAKDKINVTERVALREKLKCKPFSWYLEHIWPEHFFPAPDRFFGKIIWLDGETECAQAYSRHMKNLPGRALSREWSRAFDEIDNKAAEFTSLIDLERDKCLRPLRDDVPRSSLQPVTVGDCTSHAQTMDMFVITPKGQIMTNDNVCLTYRPPKQGVIKLLKNRNATTSNIMLTQCASEPSQFWSYDMDTQQISHRDTKLCLTLKSATNTRSQKVEKVVLSMQCDFKDITQKWGLIPLPWRL, encoded by the exons ATGGGCTTGCCCTTTCAGAAACTAAAGAAGCTCTGGCTTCTCTATCTGTTTTTGCTGTTCTTTGCATTCTTCATGTTTGCAATTAGCATAAATTTATATGTGGCAAGCATACAGAACACGGACCCACAGCAAAG TCATCCAAAGCCAGCGCCCAAACGTCGCTCACTGTGGCCGCGTAAAAACATTGTGGCTCATTATATTGGCAAGGGAGACATCTTCGGCAACATGACTGCAG ACGATTACAACATTAACCAGTTCAAGCCCATTGAAAATGAGGGAGCCGATGGCCGTCCCGTTGTGGTGCCGCCTCGAGATCGTTTTCGTATGCAGCGTTTCTTTCGCTTGAACAGCTTCAATTTGCTGGCCAGTGATCGGATACCACTCAATCGTACGCTCAAGGACTATCGGACACCAGA ATGCCGCGACCGAAAATATACCAAAAATTTGCCCAACACATCAGTGATCATTGTATTCCACAATGAGGCCTGGTCGGTGCTATTGAGAACCATAACGAGTGTGATAAATCGTTCACCAAAACATCTGCTCAAGGAAATTATATTGGTGGATGATGCCAGCGATCGCA CCTATCTAAAGCGTCAATTGGAGAGTTATATTAAAGTTCTGGCGGTGCCTACACGTCTGTATCGCATGAAGGAGCGCAGTGGTTTAGTTCCTGCCCGTCTAATGGGTGCTCAGCATGCACGTGGTGATGTGCTTACCTTCTTGGATGCCCACTGCGAATGCTCACGCGGCTGGCTAGAGCCTTTGCTGGCGCGGATTAGGGAGTCACGCCAAGTTGTCATCTGCCCCGTCATCGATATAATCTCGGATGACAATTTCAGCTATACAAAAACCTTTGAGAACCATTGGGGAGCCTTTAATTGGCAATTGAGTTTCCGTTGGTTCTCCTCGGAGAGGAAGAGATCGACCACAGAAAGTAGTGTCAAGGATTTAACAGCTCCCATAGCTACACCAGGAATGGCTGGTGGCCTCTTTGCCATTGATCGCAAATACTTCTACGAGATGGGCTCCTATGACAGCGAAATGCGTGTCTGGGGTGGCGAAAATGTTGAAATGTCATTCCGGATCTGGCAATGCGGCGGCAGAATAGAGATAAGCCCGTGCTCTCATGTAGGTCATGTCTTTCGTAGCAGTACCCCTTACACATTCCCTGGAGGAATGAGTGAGGTTCTGACCAATAATTTAGCTCGTGCTGCCAGCGTTTGGATGGATGATTGGCAATACTTTGTTATGCTCTATACCTCGGGACTGACGCTGGGTGCCAAGGATAAGATTAATGTAACCGAACGTGTGGCTCTGCGTGAGAAACTGAAGTGTAAACCATTTTCATGGTATTTGGAGCACATTTGGCCAGAGCATTTCTTCCCGGCACCTGATCGTTTCTTTGGCAAAATCATATGGCTGGATGGTGAGACGGAATGTGCCCAGGCCTATAGCAGGCACATGAAAAACTTGCCCGGAAGGGCTCTGTCCCGCGAATGGAGTCGAGCTTTTGATGAGATTGACAACAAGGCAGCTGAATTTACATCTCTAATTGATTTGGAGCGGGACAAGTGTCTACGTCCGCTCAGAGATGATGTGCCACGTTCCTCCCTGCAGCCGGTAACCGTCGGCGATTGCACCTCGCACGCCCAGACCATGGATATGTTTGTTATTACACCCAAAGGGCAGATTATGACCAATGACAATGTCTGTCTTACCTATCGTCCGCCCAAGCAGGGTGTCATAAAGCTGCTCAAGAATCGAAATGCCACCACATCTAATATAATGCTGACACAATGCGCCAGCGAACCAAGTCAATTCTGGAGCTACGATATGGAT ACACAACAAATTTCGCATAGAGATACAAAACTTTGCCTTACCCTGAAGTCGGCCACAAATACACGTAGTCAGAAGGTGGAGAAAGTGGTGCTAAGCATGCAATGCGATTTCAAGGATATAACACAGAAATGGGGCCTAATACCATTGCCATGGCGCTTGTAG
- the LOC6640448 gene encoding protein late bloomer, translating into MGCATGTIKYSLFLFNILWGILGIVVIIFGGLGWGAMPNEFAIGILVLGSVILLISLFGCCGAIRESPRMLWTYVTFLLILLGLTVAFIILNPRDVFKKYALNVVEKQWELEQTKPGSMDVVQSTYLCCGRNSAQDYLNISHWNDSVPASCCKDNNCVNPLNLYTTGCLTKVEEAFDDEAKTSRYFEWTVLGFDLVILLLAFILAVHYTNRRRRYNY; encoded by the exons atgggTTGCGCTACTGGAACCATAAAGTACTCCTTGTTTCTGTTCAATATACTTTGGGGG aTTCTGGGCATTGTGGTCATAATATTCGGTGGCCTCGGTTGGGGTGCCATGCCAAATGAATTTGCCATTGGCATTCTGGTACTTGGCAGTGTAATTCTATTGATTTCCCTCTTCGGTTGCTGCGGTGCAATACGCGAATCGCCGCGAATGCTTTGGACG TATGTTACATTTTTGCTGATCTTATTGGGTCTTACTGTGGCATTTATCATACTGAATCCAAGGGATGTCTTTAAGAAATATGCCCTGAATGTTGTGGAGAAGCAATGGGAGCTAGAACAAACTAAACCTGGTAGCATGGATGTCGTGCAGTCAACG tATCTTTGCTGTGGACGCAATAGTGCTCAGGACTATCTTAATATCAGCCATTGGAATGATAGTGTGCCAGCTAGTTGTTGCAAGGACAACAATTGTGTGAATCCTTTGAACCTTTATACGACCGGTTGCTTGACCAAAGTGGAGGAGGCTTTCGACGATGAGGCCAAAACATCACGTTACTTTGAATGGACTGTACTTGGTTTTGAT TTGGTGATACTTCTGCTGGCATTCATTCTGGCCGTACACTATACGAATCGCAGACGTCGctataattattaa
- the LOC111519847 gene encoding protein late bloomer-like translates to MGCATTSVKIISIIINAVYVLSALVAIGWIAFNADLMSKDFVNFTFTTCSIIVLFALLCIFAAICESAVLTKTSAIFILVLIIIQIACTYWVPHLHKFRNPYMAWQTSDMDILQQTFKCCGKIGAMDYVELNEMVPLSCYLNFQRTSDNLFDKGCNAKISSFYENEKEHLFVVSCLLIASEIIRCAFAAILVLRFNKKQRSMKC, encoded by the exons ATGGGCTGCGCCACGACAAGCGTTAAGATTATCTCGATTATCATAAATGCGGTTTATGTG cTTTCAGCCCTAGTGGCCATTGGTTGGATTGCCTTTAATGCTGATTTGATGAGCAAGGATTTTGTTAATTTCACTTTCACAACCTGTTCAATCATTGTCTTGTTCGCCTTACTCTGTATATTTGCAGCAATATGTGAATCCGCAGTGCTAACTAAAACG AGTGCTATATTTATTCTGGTTCTAATTATAATACAAATTGCCTGCACTTATTGGGTGCCTCATCTGCATAAGTTTAGGAATCCTTATATGGCCTGGCAGACCAGCGATATGGATATTCTGCAGCAGACATTTAAATGCTGTGGCAAGATTGGTGCTATGGATTATGTAGAACTAAATGAAATGGTTCCACTCAGTTGTTATCTGAATTTCCAACGGACTTCCGATAACCTCTTCGATAAGGGCTGCAATGCGAAGATTTCAAGTTTTTATGAGAACGAAAAAGAACATCTTTTTGTTGTCTCATGTTTATTGATAGCCTCCGAA ATAATTCGCTGTGCCTTTGCGGCAATTTTGGTCCTTCGTTTTAACAAAAAGCAACGGTCGATGAAATGCTAA
- the LOC6640451 gene encoding protein late bloomer translates to MPTIRVCLQWTSVVFSLVTLILGILAALAGVYELQKFDEGSTEHLEKYIQLGIAGTLIVTSLIGCLGAFLGSIKVMVVHLIFLLILIGAHIWRLAHYNESKQLDATEVYVMALWMEELVHPGAMQTLQRTYECCGDKGAADYNSLSIAVPSSCFHVQEGLHALYPYSEGCMAAVKRAYLQIYRYEKWAHCGLIIYEILGIILGITLSCQLTNKTRRYNY, encoded by the exons ATGCCAACAATACGAGTTTGCCTGCAATGGACTTCAGTTGTGTTTAGTTTAGTCACTTTG ATACTCGGCATCCTGGCCGCCCTAGCGGGTGTCTATGAATTGCAGAAGTTTGATGAGGGTTCGACTGAGCACTTGGAAAAGTATATACAACTGGGCATCGCTGGCACATTGATTGTGACCTCTCTGATCGGTTGTCTGGGTGCCTTTTTGGGTTCCATAAAGGTTATGGTTGTG catttgatatttttgctAATCTTGATTGGAGCTCACATTTGGCGTTTGGCCCATTACAATGAATCGAAACAATTGGATGCCACAGAGGTTTATGTGATGGCCCTTTGGATGGAGGAATTGGTTCATCCAGGAGCAATGCAGACACTTCAGCGTACT TACGAATGCTGTGGCGATAAGGGAGCTGCGGACTATAACAGTCTGAGCATTGCAGTGCCATCCAGTTGTTTCCATGTCCAAGAAGGTCTCCATGCATTGTATCCCTATAGTGAGGGTTGTATGGCAGCTGTTAAGCGAGCCTATCTTCAAATTTATCGCTATGAAAAATGGGCACATTGTGGTCTCATAATCTATGAG ATACTGGGCATTATATTAGGCATCACATTGAGCTGCCAATTGACCAACAAAACACGTCGCTACAACTACTGA
- the LOC6640449 gene encoding protein late bloomer translates to MGCATTSVKITSIIMNAILAFLAFGAIGWIAFNADSESEEFVIASYIACSIIVIFAFLGIFAAIRESVVLTATSAVFLLVLAIPQIVSTCLVLHGHELKNAQQIVDVAWQANNMDGLQQKYECCGKYSAQDYIHLNQLIPPSCYKDLQQTSDHLYIEGCIENIQSFYENDKQRFIIVSWVLVAFELICCALAVFLAISFRNKQRRMQF, encoded by the exons ATGGGCTGCGCCACGACAAGCGTTAAGATTACCTCGATTATAATGAATGCCATTTTGGCG TTTTTGGCCTTTGGGGCCATTGGCTGGATTGCTTTCAATGCCGATTCGGAGAGCGAGGAATTTGTCATAGCCTCCTACATTGCCTGTTCAATCATTGTTATATTCGCCTTTCTTGGTATATTTGCGGCCATAAGGGAATCCGTGGTGCTGACTGCAACG AGTGCCGTTTTCCTTTTAGTTCTGGCCATACCACAAATTGTCAGTACTTGTCTGGTGCTTCATGGTCATGAGTTGAAGAATGCTCAACAGATTGTCGATGTGGCCTGGCAGGCCAACAATATGGACGGATTGCAACAGAAATATGAGTGTTGTGGCAAATACAGTGCCCAGGATTACATACATCTCAATCAATTGATTCCACCCAGTTGTTACAAGGATTTGCAACAGACCTCGGATCATCTCTATATCGAAGGCTGCATTGAGAATATTCAGAGTTTCTATGAGAATGACAAACAACGTTTTATTATTGTCTCTTGGGTGTTGGTGGCCTTCGAG CTGATTTGCTGTGCCTTGGCCGTATTTTTGGCCATCAGTTTTCGCAATAAGCAACGGCGGATGCAATTTTAA
- the LOC6640450 gene encoding protein late bloomer, whose translation MACRLSFLKVLLIILNVLLSLIGVSLIALSVYELNSSTPGTFEHIAIIVQIFVGSFVVLTSFLGCFAAGRVSLGLVWSYVICLLILLCLQVYIIVAAHSTNYVDRARNDFLALWSDPRRSSERLSYIEQKYSCCGQGGPQDYILLGGGIPINCFENLERQQNKLFSNGCLEAVQAHATDNVINGLIIKWLLLIVELASLGAATYLGITVRNKLRRERF comes from the exons atGGCTTGTCGTTTATCATTTCTAAAAGTCTTGCTTATCATATTAAATGTGCTACTCTCg CTAATTGGTGTCTCATTAATTGCTTTATCCGTATATGAGTTGAATAGCTCAACGCCTGGCACATTCGAACATATAGCCATTATAGTACAGATCTTTGTCGGCTCATTTGTGGTATTGACATCGTTTTTGGGCTGTTTTGCTGCTGGTCGCGTTTCCCTAGGCTTGGTCTGGAGT TATGTCATTTGCCTATTGATCTTGCTCTGCTTGCAAGTGTATATCATAGTGGCGGCTCATTCCACAAATTATGTAGATCGTGCCAGAAATGATTTCTTAGCCCTATGGTCGGATCCCAGACGCAGTAGCGAACGATTGTCCTACATTGAGCAAAAG TATTCCTGCTGCGGTCAGGGTGGTCCTCAGGACTATATACTTCTGGGTGGTGGCATTCCAATTAATTGCTTTGAAAATCTGGAACGTCAGCAGAATAAACTCTTTAGCAATGGTTGCCTGGAGGCTGTTCAGGCCCATGCCACCGATAATGTAATCAATGGACTAATTATCAAATGGCTTCTCCTCATCGTGGAA CTTGCCTCTTTGGGTGCCGCCACATACTTGGGCATCACAGTGCGCAACAAATTGCGTCGCGAGAGATTCTAA
- the LOC6640119 gene encoding protein late bloomer encodes MSCGTKTLKISSFILDFLCCVLGALSIAACSYALISFSHSLAIRVPCILGIVLGVLIFGGTIFGCIAALRESIRLTWVYCAILLALICGQVTVIFAQPINFQLLANETINNAWQNQLYQRGSMSYYEIKYHCCGMTGSVNYPDSGLTIPSSCYYNQNSTIVTDLYTVGCNQQLGAAFVKGTRYERITDWSIVGLELLTVIVAGLLAITLQNAERRRLYR; translated from the exons ATGAGTTGCGGcacaaaaacattaaaaatctCCTCATTTATTTTGGACTTCCTTTGCTGT GTACTTGGCGCTCTGTCCATAGCCGCTTGCTCTTATGCCTTGATAAGCTTTAGTCATAGTCTGGCCATACGAGTACCCTGTATTTTGGGCATTGTCCTGGGGGTTTTAATCTTTGGTGGCACTATTTTCGGATGCATAGCAGCCTTAAGGGAAAGCATACGATTGACATGGGTT TATTGTGCAATTTTATTGGCCCTGATCTGTGGACAAGTCACTGTGATATTCGCTCAGCCAATCAACTTTCAACTCCTGGCCAATGAGACTATAAACAATGCCTGGCAAAATCAACTTTATCAAAGGGGTAGTATGTCCTATTATGAGATCAAG TATCATTGCTGTGGCATGACTGGATCTGTTAATTATCCTGACAGTGGATTGACTATACCTTCTAGTTGCTATTACAATCAAAATTCTACCATTGTCACCGATCTTTATACCGTGGGCTGTAATCAACAGTTGGGTGCTGCCTTTGTGAAGGGTACACGTTATGAGCGTATCACAGATTGGTCAATTGTAGGGCTGGAG cTACTAACCGTAATTGTGGCTGGTTTATTGGCCATAACATTGCAGAATGCCGAGCGTAGACGTCTTTATCGTTAG
- the LOC6640312 gene encoding CD63 antigen, whose amino-acid sequence MEKSFSISPWKYALFATCILIVGCNIFFFSCGVVTWGSASSVYGSYAVALCGVSVFAAAFLGVYVALKESYKYSIYYLLTTILVMGLLTTYFLTFSSTKDQLMTQFEERIQSLFDAKTHHLDTMQPIHSLFRCCGLQGPKDYLSEQNEGQGALPASCCYSFDCTNPSHVFEEGCSTKATGNLKLQAEINYYACVAIFCLEVLGLLTAFFMGKARKHAKTKIKDEESPINNDD is encoded by the exons ATGGAGAAATCATTCTCAATATCTCCCTGGAAATATGCTCTATTTGCCACATGCATTTTGATTGTG GGCTGtaacattttcttcttttcctGTGGAGTGGTCACCTGGGGGTCAGCATCGTCGGTCTATGGCAGCTATGCAGTTGCTTTATGCGGTGTCTCTGTATTTGCGGCTGCTTTTCTAGGTGTCTATGTGGCTCTTAAAGAGTCCTATAAATACTCAATTTAT TATTTACTCACTACCATATTAGTTATGGGATTGCTGACCACATATTTCTTAACATTCTCGTCGACCAAAGATCAACTGATGACACAATTCGAGGAACGGATTCAAAGTTTGTTCGATGCAAAAACTCATCATTTGGATACCATGCAACCCATACACAGTCTATTTCGTTGCTGTGGCCTACAGGGGCCAAAGGATTACTTGTCCGAGCAGAATGAGGGGCAGGGAGCATTACCAGCCAGTTGTTGTTATAGTTTTGATTGTACCAATCCTTCGCATGTATTTGAAGAGGGTTGCTCGACAAAGGCGACAGGAAATTTGAAATTACAAGCGGAAATTAATTATTACGCTTGTGTGGCCATTTTTTGCCTCGAG GTCTTGGGTCTACTGACTGCCTTCTTTATGGGCAAGGCCCGCAAACATGCCAAAACTAAAATCAAGGACGAAGAATCTCCCATCAATAATGATGATTAA
- the LOC6640311 gene encoding tetraspanin-7 → MGLPVTTVKHLLLLLNFIFGVLGIVLIAFGIFFLISAAENAVSIGENVAGGLIIGLGIVILIIAIFGFLAAIQEAPVRLLIYVGAVVLVILAQLLFLSMASHGTKDGISGSINEGFDQLWDAERTESGALAYYENWLQCCGVNSSEDYWIIHHAIPASCCIDHKCVDKSSVYPSGCKAKFVEYLDDKLLVFKIVCWLLIIGEAVGAVFGWLLFSTLKNEGRRNNAVWM, encoded by the exons ATGGGTCTGCCAGTCACTACAGTGAAgcatctgctgctgttgctcaaTTTTATTTTCGGT GTGCTTGGCATAGTGCTGATTGCCTTTGGCATATTCTTTTTGATCAGCGCCGCAGAGAATGCGGTAAGCATCGGTGAGAATGTAGCTGGGGGTCTGATAATTGGCCTGGGCATTGTTATACTGATCATTGCAATCTTTGGCTTTCTGGCGGCCATACAAGAGGCACCTGTTCGATTACTAATT TATGTTGGGGCTGTTGTTTTGGTAATACTCGCCCAGCTGCTATTCCTTAGCATGGCATCCCATGGGACTAAGGATGGCATATCGGGTAGTATCAATGAAGGATTCGATCAACTCTGGGATGCCGAACGTACTGAGTCTGGAGCCTTGGCTTACTATGAGAATTGGTTGCAATGCTGTGGAGTTAATAGTTCCGAGGATTATTGGATAATCCATCATGCTATACCTGCCAGTTGTTGTATCGATCACAAGTGTGTGGATAAATCCAGTGTATATCCATCAGGTTGTAAGGCTAAGTTTGTGGAGTATTTGGATGACAAATTGTTGGTATTCAAAATTGTTTGCTGGCTGCTCATTATTGGCGAG GCTGTGGGAGCTGTCTTTGGCTGGCTATTGTTTAGCACCTTAAAGAATGAAGGTCGTCGAAATAATGCCGTCTGGATGTAA
- the LOC6640452 gene encoding protein late bloomer, whose translation MIGCYNTIKCTGLLSNLLYMLLAIGIISAADLGLEMAEPNTPEHTYFVESLVLGGTICIIVIFGCYGLVCNLLSVNIIFTLFILIILGVEYLQLHNYGYSPLKRHSVSPWHQLELAWHGLSKQNDSETMQLYESSHHCCGYNNADDYKNLHLLIPASCYRYQPYNDANDTVSDRQIIYPHGCLETLTNSQQYVQQRDKVFMWSIVGLEIFILVQTIALSWLLYKLKQRQRIRRQVPPGVRREPRANHIAGSRAQLLQNV comes from the exons ATGATCGGCTGCTACAACACAATCAAGTGCACCGGATTACTCTCCAATCTGCTATATATg TTGCTGGCAATTGGCATTATATCTGCAGCAGATTTGGGCTTAGAAATGGCTGAGCCAAATACACCGGaacatacatattttgtgGAAAGTTTAGTTTTAGGTGGCACTATTTGCATTATAGTGATTTTTGGGTGCTATGGTCTGGTCTGTAATCTTCTGAGTGTTAATATTATA TTCACCTTGTTCATCTTGATTATTCTGGGCGTGGAGTATCTGCAGCTGCATAATTATGGCTATTCACCACTTAAGCGCCACTCTGTTAGTCCGTGGCATCAATTGGAATTGGCCTGGCATGGTCTCAGCAAACAAAACGATTCGGAAACCATGCAGCTATATGAAAGTAGTCATCATTGTTGCGGCTACAACAATGCTGATgattataaaaatttacatttactGATCCCAGCAAGTTGCTATCGCTATCAACCTTATAATGATGCCAATGACACTGTCTCCGATAGGCAGATAATCTATCCACATGGCTGCCTGGAGACTTTGACTAATAGCCAGCAATATGTACAGCAACGTGATAAAGTCTTTATGTGGTCCATTGTTGGCCTTGAG ATCTTCATACTCGTGCAAACGATTGCCCTCAGTTGGCTACTGTATAAGCTGAAACAGCGTCAGCGCATCCGTCGACAGGTGCCACCAGGTGTGAGGCGTGAACCGCGTGCCAATCATATAGCCGGCTCACGAGCTCAGCTAttgcaaaatgtttaa
- the LOC6640313 gene encoding tetraspanin-18 codes for MGCTTACMKCFLNILTTLNALFGLLLIGIASMSMGQAPTTYIIYLYAFGGMLFVSSIIGCCGICRESVWLTATYGFILLVIMMVQLLSVFATIFDEEYIKKYAAEKVQNSWNLELVQPGAMNYIETMYMCCGRNEPEDHFTIKGGVEWPSSCYPGNNTSLPHYGKGCTKAVTDELLVLYNYSSDTRWVSFVSTALMFICTFCLMRRFQNDRRRYRY; via the exons ATGGGCTGCACCACTGCCTGTATGAAGTGTTTTCTTAACATACTCACTACTCTGAATGCG CTCTTTGGCCTTCTGCTGATAGGGATAGCCTCAATGAGTATGGGCCAAGCACCTACCACATATATAATCTATTTGTATGCCTTTGGTGGTATGCTCTTTGTATCATCTATTATCGGCTGCTGTGGCATCTGCCGGGAGAGTGTGTGGTTGACCGCAACG TATGGCTTTATATTGTTGGTCATAATGATGGTGCAACTTCTTAGCGTCTTTGCCACTATTTTCGatgaggagtacatcaagaAATATGCAGCTGAGAAAGTTCAAAATAGCTGGAATTTGGAGTTAGTGCAACCAGGTGCCATGAATTATATAGAAACCATG tatATGTGCTGCGGACGAAATGAGCCCGAAGATCATTTTACCATTAAGGGAGGTGTAGAATGGCCCAGCAGTTGCTATCCGGGTAACAATACTAGTTTGCCACACTATGGCAAAGGTTGCACCAAGGCTGTTACGGATGAGTTACTTGTTTTGTATAACTACTCCAGTGATACCAGATGGGTGTCGTTTGTCTCTACA GCTCTGATGTTCATCTGTACTTTCTGTTTGATGAGACGTTTCCAGAACGACCGAAGACGCTATCGTTATTGA